In Deinococcus maricopensis DSM 21211, one genomic interval encodes:
- a CDS encoding Csu type fimbrial protein, which produces MNTKAIALISLLTASAAFAQNTRPANASTDSLNVAVGNYQTFAEAIESCQVDADDIDFGAFASYDMTSDLDAQGEVRVLCTNGTKFKISMSPGSGMSYTNRKMGSASGAKLAYNVYTDAGHSSVWGDQLAGYTVPNGTGNNTNVAQAFPVYALIKSADGMNATVDSYADTITVYVDTY; this is translated from the coding sequence ATGAACACCAAAGCCATTGCTCTGATCAGCCTGCTCACCGCCAGCGCCGCCTTCGCCCAGAACACCCGCCCGGCCAACGCCTCCACGGACTCCCTGAACGTTGCCGTCGGCAACTACCAGACGTTCGCGGAAGCCATCGAGTCCTGCCAAGTGGACGCGGACGACATCGACTTCGGTGCGTTCGCCAGCTACGACATGACCAGCGACCTCGACGCGCAAGGCGAAGTGCGCGTGCTGTGTACCAACGGCACCAAATTCAAGATCTCTATGAGCCCCGGCAGCGGCATGAGCTACACCAACCGCAAGATGGGCAGCGCCAGCGGCGCGAAACTCGCGTACAACGTGTACACGGACGCGGGCCACAGCAGCGTCTGGGGTGACCAGCTCGCCGGCTACACCGTCCCGAACGGCACCGGCAACAACACCAACGTCGCCCAGGCCTTCCCCGTGTACGCCCTCATCAAGTCGGCGGACGGCATGAACGCGACCGTGGACTCGTACGCCGATACGATCACCGTCTACGTCGACACGTACTAA